A DNA window from Theobroma cacao cultivar B97-61/B2 chromosome 5, Criollo_cocoa_genome_V2, whole genome shotgun sequence contains the following coding sequences:
- the LOC18599738 gene encoding TATA-box-binding protein 2, which yields MAADRVLQSSHVSCSGVVPAIENVVSSVDLGCSLDLKAIALRARNTEYNPERFAALMMRIRESRTTALIFSSGKMVCTGAETEQQSRLAARKYARIIQKLGFDVKFKDFQIQNIVASCDLPFSVNLTHLGNSHYESSVYEPELFPGLIYRMKQSKVMIKIFSSGKIVVAGTHDRKEIFKAFDNIYPILMSFRIDK from the coding sequence ATGGCAGCTGATAGAGTGTTGCAGAGTAGCCATGTTTCATGTTCTGGCGTTGTCCCGGCCATTGAGAACGTGGTGTCATCCGTCGACCTCGGTTGCTCGCTGGACCTCAAAGCCATTGCCCTTCGTGCTCGAAATACTGAATACAACCCCGAAAGGTTTGCTGCACTGAtgatgaggataagggaatcCAGAACCACTGCGCTTATATTCTCCTCTGGGAAGATGGTCTGCACTGGAGCCGAAACTGAGCAACAATCCCGCTTGGCAGCCCGCAAGTATGCTCGGATCATtcaaaagcttggttttgatGTCAAGTTCAAGGATTTCCAGATTCAGAACATCGTTGCTTCTTGTGATCTTCCATTTTCCGTCAACCTTACACATTTGGGGAATTCTCATTACGAGTCTTCAGTATACGAGCCAGAATTGTTTCCGGGATTGATTTATCGGATGAAACAATCCAAAGTTATGATTAAGATTTTTTCTTCTGGAAAGATCGTTGTCGCGGGAACCCATGATAGAAAGGAGATTTTCAAAGCCTTCGATAACATATATCCAATTCTTATGTCTTTCAGAATAGACAAGTGA